The DNA sequence CAACCCCTTGCGGGTGCTTTACGTGCAGGAAGAGTACAGCGATGTCGGGCAAATGATAAGAGGCAAAAATGCGATAACACTTATCGCGCTGCGCTGAAAATCACGCCGGGCGCAGCCGATGCTGCTCTTTTTTGCTGAGTTTATCGACCACCTGATTCCACGAATCATTGATCAGCTCCGCCAGCAGATCTTCACTGATATCTTCGCCGGGAACCACGGTGATCCAGTGCTTTTTATTCATGTGATAGCCGGGCTCAACGCTGCGGTATATCGCCTGATGAAGCAGCGATTTTTGCGGATCGCACTTAAGGTTGACCAGGGCTCTGCCGCGAATCGTCATGGTCAGCATAAAAATGCGCCCGCCGACTTTAAACGCGTCGTACTCCGGGCCAAAAGGCCAGCAGTGTTCGGTAAAAGGGAACTCCAGCGCGATACGATGCGCGTGGTCATGCAGCGAGCGAGCGTCCATTAGTCCGTTTCCTCATGCAGCGCCTGCCACATCGCTTCAAAGCCTAATGCAATGAGCTCCTTTGAGCGCAGCGGATCGTTACTGGCGTATTCGATAGTGGTTTCAGCAAGCGATAAAAACAGCGCATCGCCAAAAGTGCGATAGGCATCGCTTAGAAAGATAGGTTTTACCGAAAGCTGACATATCTCGTTGAGCTCGGGGAACATTTCTTGCACCCGGGTACGCGTTTCATCGGTAATTCTTTCGCTGAGGGACATCCGGCGGATCGCCTGATGCTCCATCGGCTTATGCATGCCCCAGTTGATATAGCTATTCCAGATGTTGCGCGCGTTCTCTTTCGGACGGGATTCGGTCAGGTCAAGACTGGAGACCATCACCTTCACTAAACCGGCCTTAATGGAGAGATAAAGCTCGTTTATCAGATCGTCCTTGGTGGCAAAGTAGCGAAACAGCGTACCCTCGGCCACCCCGGCATTGCGGGCGATAGCAGAGGTTGAGGCGGCGATTCCCGATTGGGCAAAGGCGGTGGTGGCGGCCTCCAGCAACGCTTGCTTTTTATCTTCACTCTTAGGACGAGCCACTACAATTTACCTCACAGGTTATAAAACCACGATCTAAGCATGCCTGATATGGGCACTGCAACGTTGTCTGTCAAAATTTGAAAATCGTCTTGACGGCTTTCAGCTTCTTCCTAATAATGAGTGCTTACTCACTCATAATCAAGCCTTATAACAAAAACCTCCAGGAAGGAGGATTTCGCCAGGTCAGGATATGAACCGTGTCATTTTCAGCGTGGTCGCCATCATGTTATTAGCGTCAGCAACAACATTGCCGTTTGTGTTAAATGCCGGGTTTGGTAAAGCGCCGCAGGGCGCACAGCTCAGCCTGGTGGAACAGTCGCCGCACTATCACGACGGTCAGTTTCATAATCAGCTTCCGACGCCGGGCTTTACCGGGCAAAAAAATATGCTCGCCGCGTGGTGGGAGTTTCTCGTCGCCAAACGCGAGAACGCCAGACCGGCCCAGCCGCTGCCGTTGGTGAACACCGATCTGGCCAGCCTGCCTGCAGGACAGGACGTTATGGTTTGGTTAGGACACTCATCCTGGTATCTGCAGCTTGCGGGTAAACGCATTCTGATTGACCCGGTGTTTAGTAACTATGCGGCACCATTCTCGTTCATTAATAAAGCGTTTCCTGGGGACTACCCGTGGCAGGCGGAAGGGATGCCGGACATCGATCTGCTGATTATTTCGCACGATCACTACGACCATCTCGACTACGCCACCATCAAAGCGCTGATGCCGAAAGTTAAACGCGTAGTGACGCCATTGGGCGTTGGTTCACACCTGCGCTACTGGGGAGTGGAAAGCGCGATGATCAGCGAAGCGGACTGGAACCAGTCGGTGCAGGTGAGCGATGAGTTGACGGTACACGTCCTGCCGGCGCGCCACTTTTCCGGGCGTGGCCTGAAACGCAACCAGACCCTGTGGGCCAGCTTTATGTTCGTCACGCCGCAGCAGAAGATTTACTACAGCGGCGATAGCGGCTACGGGCCGCACTTTAAAGCCATTGGCGAACAGTTTGGTGAAGTCGATCTGGCCGTCATGGAAAACGGTCAGTATGACCAGGACTGGAAGTTCATCCATATGATGCCGGAAGAGACGGCGCAAGCCGCTGACGATGTTCGGGCCCGCGCGGTACTGCCGGGCCATGCCGGACGCTTTGTGCTGGCAAAACACACGTGGGACGATCCGTATAAACGGCTGGCTGAGGCCAGCAAAGGGAGATCCTGGCGGCTATTGACGCCAATGTTGGGCGAGCCGGTTTGGGTCGCTGATAAAACGCAATCATTTAACGCCTGGTGGCGATAACGATGAGAGCGCTTCAGGAGGAGAGAGGACATATGACTATTTCCGCTCAGGTCATTGATACTATCGTCGAGTGGATTGATGATAATTTGCATCAACCGCTCCGCATTGACGATATTGCGCGCCATGCCGGTTACTCGAAATGGCATTTGCAACGCCTGTTTTTACAATACAAAGGGGAGAGCCTTGGACGCTATATCCGCGAGCGTAAGCTGCTGCTGGCGGCACGCGACCTGCGCGATACCGATCAGCGGGTCTACGATATTTGCCTGAAATACGGCTTTGACTCGCAGCAAACCTTTACCCGCATTTTCACCCGTACGTTTAACCAGCCGCCGGGCGCCTATCGTAAAGAGAATCATAGCCGCGCGCACTGAAAAACGTCCGTCGGAGACGACCGGCGGACGTTTTTCTTACCTGCCATAGCTCACACCATCGCCGTAATCGTTCTTAATGCCCGGAAGCAGGCGCACGAGGCCATCTATTGGGTGGCCGCGGTAATTGTTGGCGTTGATCTGCACTTGTACCCGTTTCAGGCCCGGGCTTAATTCATCTGATTCGTGGCTGACCATCGCGTCAGATAAATCGCTCGTCGGTACCTGTCTGGCTACAGCGGGTAAATTCGACACCAGCGGCCATGATGCCGCCGCCTGGCGCTGGTTAACGTACCGGCCTGATGCTAAAGGGAAAACCAGCGACGCCATACCCAGCGCAGCACCAGGTATTCAATAGCGCCAAGCGCTAAGAACCACAGACAAAAAATCAGCGTATAAAGCTGGTTGAGATCCATCAGATGGAACGTCTCAACCAGCTTTTGCGCCAGCGTCAGGCCCAGCGAGGGCGCCGGTAGCAGCAGGCAGGAAAGCAAAGCCAGCAAGAGAATACCGGCGGCACTTAAGAGCGTTTCTAGCGGATGTTTCATTATTTGTTAATCATCAGTTAAAAACATATTGTCCGGTAAAAAGAGAGTCAATGCAATATAGTTTCGCACGGAATTAAAATAAGCTTTAAGTATTATATTTAATCACCTTCACTCATTCCGATGTTAATTAATTTAGGCTTATTTGTGATTAAGTTAATTACTCCTGACTGTAAATTAACGTCATTATTAAGCCAGCGCTTTTACAAAAGTATAGGTGCTATATCCCACCAGAGTGGCGATAATGATGGCTAGCAGTATGTACAGCACCAGACGGCGTCCGCGGTAGATTCCAAACATAGTAGACCTCGTTTAGTTTCGGTTTATTAATATACTGCAATAGTTGTTTTATAGAATTAACTTACCACAATTTTTGTATTTGCGAGAGATTAAATATTGTCCAGGTTCAAATTATCACTCGCGACTTTTAAATTTTTCTCATTGGCCCGGGATGATTCCAGGCTTTCCGCCTTAAGGAATTTTAAGGGAGATATATTTTGACCAAAATGATCAAAACTAATAATACCACCCCCTCAGGGGATGCAGCGCCACGCCGGGCATATCAGCAGACGGTTGATGCGGTGCTGGCGCAGAAAAAAAGCCATTCCAATGGGCTCAGCTCTGCTGAAGCCGCCGATCGTCTGAAGACCTTTGGTCCGAACGCTTTACCAGAGAAGAAAGGTAAACCCGCCTGGCTGCGCTTTCTTGCCCACTTTAACGACGTCCTGATTTTTGTCCTGCTGGCCGCCGCCGCGCTCACGGCGATAATGGGCCACTGGGTCGATACCCTGGTTATCCTTGGCGTTACGGTGATCAACGCCCTGATCGGCCATATCCAGGAGAGCAATGCTGAAAAATCGCTGCAGGTCATTCGCAATATGCTCTCCAGCGATACGCGCGTACAGCGCAACGGTAAACATGAAACCATTCCCACCCGCGACCTGGTTCCGGGCGATATTGTGATCCTGCGCGCGGGCGACCGCGTTCCTGCCGATCTGCGCCTGATTGAAGCCCATAATCTGCGGGTTGAAGAAGCGATTTTGACCGGCGAGTCGACGGTAGTGGATAAAAACACCGACGCGCTGGAAGGCGAACTGCCGCTGGGTGACCGCACCAACATGCTCTTCTCCGGCACCACCATCAGCGCCGGGGGCGGCGTGGGCGTAGTCACCGCAACCGGTCAGGAGACCGAGCTCGGCCACATCAACCAGATGATGGCGGGCATTGAGAAGCACCGCACGCCTCTGCTGGTGCAGATGGACAAGCTCGGCAAAGCGATTTTCGTCATCATCCTGGCGATGATGGCGGCGCTATTCGTCTTTAGTCTGGCGCTGCGCGACATTCCTCTCGGCGAGCTGCTGCTCTCGCTGATTAGCCTGGCGGTGGCCGCCGTGCCGGAAGGTTTACCGGCGATTATCTCAATTATTCTCTCCCTTGGCGTACAGGCGATGGCGCGTCAGCGGGCGATAATCCGCAAGCTGCCAACGGTTGAAACCCTGGGGGC is a window from the Klebsiella oxytoca genome containing:
- a CDS encoding MmcQ/YjbR family DNA-binding protein yields the protein MDARSLHDHAHRIALEFPFTEHCWPFGPEYDAFKVGGRIFMLTMTIRGRALVNLKCDPQKSLLHQAIYRSVEPGYHMNKKHWITVVPGEDISEDLLAELINDSWNQVVDKLSKKEQHRLRPA
- a CDS encoding TetR/AcrR family transcriptional regulator codes for the protein MARPKSEDKKQALLEAATTAFAQSGIAASTSAIARNAGVAEGTLFRYFATKDDLINELYLSIKAGLVKVMVSSLDLTESRPKENARNIWNSYINWGMHKPMEHQAIRRMSLSERITDETRTRVQEMFPELNEICQLSVKPIFLSDAYRTFGDALFLSLAETTIEYASNDPLRSKELIALGFEAMWQALHEETD
- a CDS encoding MBL fold metallo-hydrolase; this translates as MNRVIFSVVAIMLLASATTLPFVLNAGFGKAPQGAQLSLVEQSPHYHDGQFHNQLPTPGFTGQKNMLAAWWEFLVAKRENARPAQPLPLVNTDLASLPAGQDVMVWLGHSSWYLQLAGKRILIDPVFSNYAAPFSFINKAFPGDYPWQAEGMPDIDLLIISHDHYDHLDYATIKALMPKVKRVVTPLGVGSHLRYWGVESAMISEADWNQSVQVSDELTVHVLPARHFSGRGLKRNQTLWASFMFVTPQQKIYYSGDSGYGPHFKAIGEQFGEVDLAVMENGQYDQDWKFIHMMPEETAQAADDVRARAVLPGHAGRFVLAKHTWDDPYKRLAEASKGRSWRLLTPMLGEPVWVADKTQSFNAWWR
- a CDS encoding RamA family antibiotic efflux transcriptional regulator produces the protein MTISAQVIDTIVEWIDDNLHQPLRIDDIARHAGYSKWHLQRLFLQYKGESLGRYIRERKLLLAARDLRDTDQRVYDICLKYGFDSQQTFTRIFTRTFNQPPGAYRKENHSRAH
- a CDS encoding DUF1158 domain-containing protein produces the protein MKHPLETLLSAAGILLLALLSCLLLPAPSLGLTLAQKLVETFHLMDLNQLYTLIFCLWFLALGAIEYLVLRWVWRRWFSL